DNA from Leptospira terpstrae serovar Hualin str. LT 11-33 = ATCC 700639:
TCCCTTATCAATGGAAAACATACTTTATCCTTTGCAAAACCTGGTAAAGATCCAGTGAAACGAAATATCTTAATTCGTGCAGGGAAAACCACACGTGTGTTCCAAGAATGGAACGACGACATATCCCAAGGAACCATTGTGATTTCTAGTTTTCCCGCTGGTCTCGACATCGTAGTGGATGGCCAAAAAAAAGGGAAAACACAATATGCGGAATCGGGAGTTCCTTACGGAAGTTATCCGATCCAATTCATTCGAACCCAAAACGATTCTCATTTTGAATATGCAAAAGCGGGAATCAAAATTAGACCAAAACAAATTACCTCCATTGCGTTACCTATATCTTTGGAAGATGGAGTAGGTTGGGAATCCGAAGAATTTTGGAATCTGACTTCAGCTTCGCCGAATTTTTCTGCGACATTTCCTGGCAAACTTACCTTTGCCAAAAACAAAGACCTTCCTACTGGTTGGTATGGAGTGTATTCTGAAGATCTCATTCCGGATTACCTCGAAGCCGAACTTGTGTTAGATCTTGTTAAGGATATAAATGGAGCAGTTGGTTTGTCTTTTACTGACCACAACCAAAATGCCATTCTTGTTTATGTCGACAAAACAGACTTTCATATCATAAAGTTTTCAGCAGAAGAAAAAGAAGCACCTGTTCGTTCTTCCTATCGTTGGAACAAAGAAGATGAACTCAAGGGTAGAAGTATCAAACTTTCGACTGATATCGAAAAGAAGATGATTCGATTGTCTTTGGGTAATAAAACTGTGGAAGAACTTCCATGGAATTTTGAAACTTTTTGGAATTTGGGAGTTTTGACTCCACATAACGCGCCTTTAACGGGCACACCTCTTCGAGGTTTAAAAATACGATATCCTGATATGGTTAAGTTTGAGGAAAGGCTCCAAAAATGAGACAACTTAGTTTTTTATTAATTACCGTCGTTTTTTTTGTAGGTTGCCAATCACGAGACTTTAAACCCGTTTCCGTAAAGGATTCTGTGGTAGAAAAATCGGAAGTATCGGATCGGCAGAAAATTGAAGAAGCAAGGGAACTTGTCGCAGAAGGAAGTAACGAATTCCAAAAAGGAAATATGGATGTTGCTTTAGAAAAAGCAAAGTCCTCCATTCAAACTTTTGAACTTATAGATGGTTATTCTCTTCTTGGGGCGTCTTATTACCAGTTAGGTGATTATGAGAATGCAAAACTTGCTTATGAAAAAGGCAAAAACTTAGAACCCAAAAATGAAAAACTGCTGATTGGCCTTGGAACCGTTCAATCTACACTAGGAGAAAACGAGGAAGCCCTCGCTACTTACCAAACTCTAAGCCAATTAAAACCCGAAGAAACCATTTATACTTATAAAACAGGATTACTTTTAAAAAACTTGGGTCGTTACCAAGAAAGCCTTGTGGTTCTAAAACCTTTGGAAACAAAACCAGAATTTCCATATCCTATCGAATTGTTAAATCAATTAGGGGATCTTTGTTTAGAGCTAAAGAGATATGAGGAAGCAGAAGCTTACTTCGCAAGAGCGGAAAAACTCAATCCTGAATTAAAAACTGCAAAAGATGCAAAACTTTCCACAAAAATAGCATCTCTCATCCAACGCGGGAATGATTTTTTGGCAAAAAAGAATTATGCAGAGGCAACATCAGAATTCAAAAAAGCCACTGAGTTACAGCCACAAAATGGTTCTGTATGGTCTTTTCTTGGTAACGCGCAGTTACTTGGTGGAAAACTAAAAGAAAGTGAGGATAGTTTTAAAAAATCAATTTCTCTTTCTGACACAAATCCCAATGCATATGTGGGTTTGTGTAATGTCTACATTCAAACGCATAATTATTCTGATTGTTTAAAAACATCCAAACAAGCCGTACAAAAAATTCCTAAAAATGCAGAGATACGCAACAAACAAGGGATATGCGAATGGAAATGGGGTGAAACTAAAAAAGCAACGCTTAGTTTCCAAGATGCAGCTTCATGGGATCCCAATTTTTTTGAACCAAAACTCAACTTAGCCTATGTGTTGATTGATTCTGGCCGGTTTGATGAAGCCTTGGATGTATTAAAAAAAGCAGAGTCTCATCCCAAGGCCAAAAAAGAAGAGATTCGTAAGGCAAAGATACTCGCAGAATCACAAAAGTTTATTGCTGATGGAGATGTTTTTCTACGCCAAGGCAAACGCAAACAAGCATTTGATGAATACGGAAAAGCAATGGGTGTGAACCCAGAAAATCCGGCGGCACAAAATTCATTTGGCCGGGCTTATTTTGCCTTTGGTGAATACAAAAAATCAGAAAGTTCCTTTTTGGAAGCCTACCGAATGGATGCCACCAACCCTGGCGCCTTGCAAGGGTTAGCTCGAGTATATGCAAAAACTGGTGAATCCAAAAAAGAAAAAGAATACATCAAAAAACTAGAAATTCTTTCTGCTACAGATCCTTTTAGTGCAATCACTTTAGGTCGAATCGCAGAAGATGCAAGCAAGTGGGATGAAGCTGAGTCCATTTATATGGGACTAAAGAAAAAATTCCCGAACAATGATGCTGTTGATTACCGATTGGGAAGTTTGTATTACAAACGAGCCGTAGAGGAAAATTCTAAAGAAAACTACTCTCGAGCCAATGAGTTCATTCAAAAGTCAAAAAAGTATACAAAAGACATTCCTGAACTGATTGAAACGGAAAAGACAGTAGCGGAAAACTCTCGTTTTGCGGAGATTTTGCCTTTTGTGAAAGAAGGAAATTCTCTATTCAATCGTAAAAAATACATTGAGGCAGTATCCCCATACCAAAAGGCATACGATCGAGTTCCTAAAGCTTCCTTACTTGTAAAAATTGCAGAATGTTATATTGAAAAAGGTGAGGAAGAAAAAGGCCTTTCCATTTTGGAAAATGCGGTTCGCACCAACAAAGAAAATGCAATTTCTTTTAAGGAAGGAATCTACTCTTTTTATTATAAAAAAGGTGAGTTAAAACGAGCAGAAGACGGATTCTACGACATCCTAAGAGAAAAACCGGATTCCTATTACGCATACTATATGTTAGGTCTTGTGACCATGAAACGTAAAAATTACGAAGCCGCCATTGGAGAATTTGATCGTTCTATTTTAGTGAATCCAAATTTTGCACCAAGTAACGTGGCCAAAGGTTTGGCATTTTACAAACTAAACCAAATGGACAATGCAAAACGTGAATTTGAAAAAGCACGAGTGAAAGATTCTGAATTTGGACTTTCTTCTTATAACTTAGCGATTGCTTATTTCAATGAAGACCTGACAAAAGAATCAAAATCCATTTTAGAATCCATTCGCAAATCTGATCCTGATTTTATGGATGGTGAGATCCAATTAGCTTACATCTACTTCAAAGAAAACAAATTGGAAGAAGCAGAGAAGATCATTGATCGAGTATTGAAAGAAGAACCTTCTGCGGAAGCTTTGTTTGCACAGTTTCGTATTTTAGATGCCAAACAAAAACAATCTCCTTCTGATAAAGTAAAAGCGAAAAGAAATCAAGTAAAAGAGAAAATTTTACGGGAATACGGCGAAACTAAATATGCAAGACTCCTTCCTTCCGATGCGTTAGATGATGAACCACTACACGTGACAGATCTCAATCTTTCAGGAACTCCAGTTTCTACACCCATTGTGTATCCCAACCGGATCATCGTAAATTATGGAACTGCCCTAGTGGGTTATGATAGAATTACCAAGGAACTGGTTTGGAAACAATACACATCTTCTCCTTATCAGTTGTTAGTCGCTGGTAAAGAACTTGTTGGAATCTCTAACGATACAGCCACGAAGATCTATCCAGAATCGGGTAAAACTAGCTTCAAAAAACAAATTCTTGTCGGTTGGAAAGTCAAACAAGGTTCTGCAGAAGGGAATGGATTTTTACTTCTTTTGGAAAAAGAAAAAGGTAATGATCGTAAGATTGTAAGAACCAACCCTAATTTGGAAATTGAGGAAGAATGGAATGGAAACGATTTTTTGAATTTTTCACATACTTCAGAAGGAAAACTTTTTGTCTTACGAGATTTAAAGAAAGAATTCCAAATCCAAGTGTTTTCCATCGGAGCTAGTTCCAATTCCGATAAAGACAAAAAGGTATCGAATCCTATTGTGAAAAAAGATACAAAAGAATCTGCTCAGATTCTCGGATGTTTAGAAGACACTTGTTTAGTTCAATTGGGCAATCAAATCTACCAAGGAACTGAAAAGGCAAAGTTGTATTCTTTAGGTAATACAGATACCATTCGCTCGGTTGTCAAAAATCCAGAGTCATTGCTTCTTAATACTGAAAATACCGCCTATCTTTGGAAAGGTGGCTCTAAGTGGAAAGATTCTTATTCCATCGAAGGGGATTTTTATTATCCATTGGATGGACTTGTCGTAGAAGGTAGGTCAAAAGAATTACTCCTCATCAAAGGTCGGGAGAAAACTCCTGTTCCTTGGAAGGGAGACCGGGATGGCCTTCGCATTAGTACAGTCACTGTAGATTGATACCAAACGCAAAAAAGAAAGCCGATCAATCATTTACTTAAGTTTGACTCGGTTTAGATAATAAATTCGTTTCCCTTCATTTCTTTTTTCAGTTTCGAAAAAGGAAACTGGGAAACCTGGTCTTTCAAATTCATATTCTTTTTTCTCCCAAACTAATTTAGGAAATTTTCGAAATAGGGATATGGTCCGTCTCGCATAAGGGCCGTAGTCGGTCGCAAATAACAATCTCCCGCCTGGTTTTAACAAATCATAAATCTGTTCGAGCATATCTGGTTGCATCAGTCTGTTTTTACGGTGTTTTTTCTTAGGCCATGGGTCAGGAAAGTTGATGATAATAGTGTCAAAAATTTCTTTCTCCAATAGTTCATCAAAAAACCACTGGAAGTTAACGGTCATATAACGGATATTTTCTAGGCCTAGCGTTTTTCGTTGTTTTTCGGTATGAATGATTCGGTTTACCTTCTTTTCCATGAGTAGGTAACCTGTTTGGCGGTCGCCATTAGCCAGTTCGATGGCAACTTCCCCCCATCCCGATCCAAGTTCTAAAACAAAGTTTTGTATGGTTTCCGGGAAAGATTTTTTTAGATCGATTTTTTTTCCGCGGTCTTTAGGTTGCAGGAGATAGTCTGATTGATAGGAAGTCTTGGTAGTAAACTTCCAAAGTTTTTCTTGGATTTCTGGGCTAACTAACAATTGCATTCCTTCCGATGATGTAATGTCAGGATTTTAAAAAGGAACTAGATGAAAATAACTCTTTTTGGTGTTCGAGGTTCTCTCCCCACACCGATTTCTAAACCAGAACAACGTGAGAAAACACTAAAGATTCTCCAAATGGCCAAAGAAGAGTGGCGTAAGGATCCAGCCGGATTCTCAGAAGAGGAATTTTTAAATCACTTACCGATTCCCTTATCACAAGATCTAGGTGGAAATACTACTTGTGTGTTCATTGAAGGAGACGGGGGAGAAAAAGTTATTTTAGATATGGGGACAGGTCTTCGTGTCCTTGGTAACCAGATGGCACCGCAGGCATTTAGCGGAGAAGAAATGGATATTCATATTCTTGTTTCTCACACTCATTGGGATCATATCCAAGGTTGGCCTTTTTTTAAACCGGGTTATTCTCCCTCTTGTAATATTCACTTTTACTCATGTATTGAAAATTTAGAAGAAAGACTGGTTCGCCAACAACATCCTGAAAACTTTCCGATTACTTTTCAACAAATGGCATCCAAAAAACATTTTCATCTTTGGAAAGAATTCGAATCTTATATGTTAGGTGGACTTAAAATTATCCCTTTTGGACTTCGCCATCCAGGTTCTTGTACGGGATATCGAATTCGCGAAGGAAATAAAATTTTTCTATTTTGTACAGACGTAGAATATCGTGAAGAAGACAGGGAACATTTAATCAAAATGAAACCTCAAATTGCTGGAGCGGATCTTATTATCATCGATGCACAGTATAGCACTGCTGAGGCGGAAAAAAAATTAGGTTGGGGACATACGGCAGTCAGTAAAGCAGTAGAGTTTGCGGAAATGATGGAAATTCGTTCAGTTGTTCTCACACACCATGAACCAGATCACACGGATCATGAAGTAGCTCGAATCATTTTAGATGAAGCTAGACTAATCAAACCAGGTGGAATGCAAGTGCACATTGCTCATGAAGGACAAAAGTTTATCCTGTAGAAAAATTTGTTTCACCCTTTCTAAAAAGAGTGAATGATTGTAGGTGAACTTTCTCTATTCATTCGTTGATTAGGTAATTGGAATGGTAACCTTTTGCTTCACCAGACCAATCGGGACAATCCAGTTTTAAATCTGCATACCAGTGGATTTGGTATGGTTTTGCAAAGAAAAGTTGGATAAAGAATCTTAAAAATGAAGAGATGTTTTCTAGGGCGCTCATAGTCGCAATGGGGCGCATTCGTTTGACAAGAAGCGTACATTTCCCTTCGTTAAAATGAAGGACTTCTATTTTTGGTATCGTATAACCAGAAGTAGGTTCTTTTTCCCAATCCAAAACCTCTGCTCGTTCTACCGTACCTTCTAAAACCAGATGTCCAGTAGGATCAAGGACTGCCACGCGACGATAAAAGGCACCAGGAAAATCTGAATTCCCGACAAACCCACCGGTAAAAATTCTGTGACCATCTTTTGTAATGGACCTAACCAATTCCCATTTTTTGGAATATTGATATACTGCTTCGTTTGAGAGGATATGTTCCAACCCACCCACACCTTTTACTTCTTCCGTTGTATCTTTGTAACGAATGGTCCCAGTTACTTGGGAGAAAGAGAAGGGAATGTCTGCTTGGACAAATTTTCCTTCGTCTCTCAATGGATATCTTCCCTTGGAGATGGGAACGGAACCTCTCCTTGGTTTATAGTCTAACTTTATTTCCCAGTCCCCATAGTTCATATAGAAGGAATAAATTCCGTTTTTGTATTCCATCCAGTTTTCTCCACTCTTTTGGTAGAACTGGCCTTTTTTGGATTCATACTCATCGGCATCGAATTCACGAGTGGAATAGAAAACCGGTTGGTCTTTTGATTTTAAAAGAAGAGATATACCATTGTTATACGAACCTGGTCCAAAATTACTAACAAGGAAAGTCGCAAACATATTGTATTTTTCATTTCGAAAGGTAAAGTTCCAAGCTTGTAGGTAACCTTCGTCTGGAAAATGTTGGGTCTTAAAATCTTGTGACAGTAGATTTTCTGTGGGCAGTAATGCAAAAAAAAGAGATAGCCAAACCAATCGAATGAATTGCCGGAACACCGGCAAATCCTAACGGGCGCTTGTAAAAGAATCAAGATTTTTCTTGGGGTTTTCCTTTAAATGGAAACCGTGCTGGGAAGTGAAATGGCAAACAAATCTCCGAGACAAACGAGCGAAAACACTGGATGTTCTGTATTGCCAATTTGTCCAAGCCGTTCTCTCTCTTCGGCGATTCCGTCGATATGGATCCAGGTTTCTATTTGTTCTTCTGGAAGGATGCGACAGGCAACCTGGTATTCAAAAGGCCCTAATTTGGAGAAGAAAATTTGAACCGATTCGGGTGGTGAGTCGGCTAAACTGCGGCGGAAGGCAAACTGTTTGGACTTGGTTTCCCCTCTCATTTCGTAGTAGTGGTTCAGAATTCGTAAGATATGTAAGAATTCTTCTTTTTTTGTCATAAGTTCACGCCAGGAAACTTCAGTTTCTTTCATATCCGGTGTGGTGGTGGAACTTTGACTTTGGTTCTTAAAAAAGGATTCTCACTTGAAAAATACTTTCCCCTATCCAAGATGAACGAAACGGATATGGTAACGGAGATTTTAGAAATATTCTGGAAAGAGAAACTCCGGTTTGCCCAATACTGTTTTGATGAATTAGCATCCTTGGACTCTAAGTCCTTTTTAGAAAAAAGACCGAAGGGAAAATCTGCCCAATGGACTCTCCAACAGATGGTCTCCAATGATCGCACTTTTAGTTTTTACTTACCCATCTCTTTAAAAATTAGCGGATTTTTCTTTTTTACCACATTCAAAGACCAAGACATAGAAAAAGATTTGGAAGCTATCCGGGACCGGTACACACCGCCCGCATTTCCCTCTCATTTTTGGGAGATCCAAATTGAGAAAGCTGAAAACCTTAGGATCACTGCCAAAGACCCTTTGGTGAAAGAACATTGTGAATTTTGGAAAGAGATTCTTGTTCGATTGGAAGTAAAACTTTCTGAGATTTCAGAACGTGATGCCTATAGAAAAAGATATACATCCCTCACGGGAATTCATACCATTTCAGGAGCGATCAATAATTCTACGGAGTTTTGTCACTATCTGTGGAATTTGTACATGGCAGATCCAACATAACTGTATTTTAAACGAATCAAAAATGGACCGAGTTTAGGAGAAATCAATGGGAAAAATTAAAGTAAAAACACCGCTTGTTGAGTTAGACGGCGATGAAATGACAAGAATTATCTGGAAAGAAATTAAAGATCGTTTCATCCACCCTTATTTAGACATCACTTTAGAATATTACGACTTAGGCGTTGAATACCGTGATAAAACAGATGACCAAGTCACTGTAGATTCTGCAAATGCGATCAAAAAACATGGCGTAGGTGTTAAATGTGCAACCATCACTCCGAACGCAGACCGCGTAAAAGAATACAACTTAAAACAAGAATGGAAATCACCTAACGGAACCATCCGTGCCATCTTAGATGGAACAGTATTCCGTAAACCTATCATCATTAAAAATATTCCAGCAGCTGTTAACTCTTGGAAAAAACCAATTGCGATTGGAAGACATGCCTATGGCGATATCTACCGTGATGTGGAAATCCTTGTGGATGGTCCAGGAAAAGTAGAACTAGTTTATACAGATGCATCTGGAAAAGAAAAACAAAGACTACTCGTAAATGAATTCAAAGGTGCTGGTGTGGCTCTTGCTATGCACAACCTAGATGAATCGATTAAATCTTTTGCCAAAGCTTGTTTTACTTATGCTTTGTCTGAAAAAATCAGCATCTGGTTTGCAACGAAAGATACAATCTCTAAAAAGTATCATGCTCGTTTCCGTGATATCTTTGATAACATGGCAAAAGAACAAGATGCTGCTATGAAGGCTGCTGGGATTACTTATAGTTACTACCTTATCGATGATGCTGTTGCACAGATCATGAAAAACGAAGGTGGCCAACTTTGGGCCCTTATGAACTACGACGGTGACGTTATGAGTGATATGGTTGCTTCTGGATTTGGTTCCCTTGGTCTTATGACTTCAGTTCTAGTATCTCCCGATGGAAAGTATGAGTATGAAGCGGCACACGGAACTGTGACTCGCCACTACCGTAAATACCAAAAAGGCGAAACTACTTCGACAAACTCTGTTGCTTCCATTTTTGCTTGGACAGGAGCTCTTGCGAAACGTGGGGAACTTGACGGAACTCCTGATGTAGTGAACTTTGCTTTGAAATTGGAAGAAGCCATCATTGAAACCATTGAAGGTGGTGAGATGACTAAAGACTTACTTTCTCTTTCTACAGCTGCTAAAAAAACAGAACTTGATACTTTCCAATTTATGGAAGCTGTACAAAAACGTTTGGATTCTAAACTAAAATAAGTTTACACCCATTACCCCACTCAATCATACCTGAGTGGGGTTTTTTATTCCCACCTTTCTCCTGAATCAAATATTTCCTTGAAATCGTCTTTAGTTATCGTACATTCAATCTTCTTAATACATTAGATATTCGTGAAACAAAACATGCAAAATTTACAAATAAGTTGCATATGGTGTAGGTTGGACAAAAAATATAACGGAAGGTGATTTTGAGTTCGCTGTTGAAGTCAAATAAACAAATGATCGCTAAATTTATAGAATGGTATTCGAATGAATCGCAAGCGGTGAAATCATCCGCTGAACTTTTTGACAAAGCGATTGGTTATTTACAAAGGCAAGGATTTCAAATTGTTCGAGTCAATATGGGTACTCGTACACTTCACCCGCAAGTTGAATCCTTATCCTATACTTGGGTTCCTAAAGAAAAAAAAGAATACTTTGATGAATCCACAACACCGTTACTACATTCAAAAACAACGATTGAATCTGAAATAGGATTCCTTCGAGAGGTGCGTTTTCGATTGGGATCGTTGCAAACTTCTCAATTTGCGGTTAGTCCTGTTCAATATGTGATGTCTACAAAAAAGCCGTATTACTTTAGTTTTGTGGATCATAAAGAAAAAACATTTCCGTATCCAATTCTGGATGATTTGGCTCCATTAGGTGCCACTGGTTATTTTGCCGTTCCCATTTTACAAAAAGGAACAAGTTATGCTTTTTTAAGTTTAGTTACAGACAAACCAAATGGTTGGTCAAAAGAAGAACTTATTTTTTTAGATCAGGTTTTAAAAATAATTTCTCTTCAATGGATGGCTTTCATCCAATCAGAACTTACCGAATCACTGCTGAGTATTTATCTTGGAAAACGAACTGGTTCCACAGTCTACTCGGGAAAAATTTATTTGGGGGAACTTGATAACATCCAATCGGTAATTTGGTTTTCTGACATTCGCAATTATTCTGGGTTGAGTGAAAAATTGTCCCCTGGTGAGGTAATACAGTTGTTAAACGATTATTTTGGTTTAGCAATTCCAATGATTGAATCCCATGG
Protein-coding regions in this window:
- a CDS encoding LIC10124 family lipoprotein; the encoded protein is MRYVYLPVLCFLVGYCSSVTKIETLNRSFTKPKFITPEPGESEPLPSGRDYKERLVNKSTPYFSLLWKQVPEEFSKSDLLLLEEKVLFPHNKLGIYKKAPKDPDPKFSEVSDLDLVLELSLTRSAERHSIEVQYKDPVLSQNYGKAIFVYQEEKEPVTKSLKSFDVFHGKRQLQPLTGSVPVYFAEVSSPSEDELRNYFTSSLRGNASVFSTSPGTTIYLDGVEVGKAPLLSYSLINGKHTLSFAKPGKDPVKRNILIRAGKTTRVFQEWNDDISQGTIVISSFPAGLDIVVDGQKKGKTQYAESGVPYGSYPIQFIRTQNDSHFEYAKAGIKIRPKQITSIALPISLEDGVGWESEEFWNLTSASPNFSATFPGKLTFAKNKDLPTGWYGVYSEDLIPDYLEAELVLDLVKDINGAVGLSFTDHNQNAILVYVDKTDFHIIKFSAEEKEAPVRSSYRWNKEDELKGRSIKLSTDIEKKMIRLSLGNKTVEELPWNFETFWNLGVLTPHNAPLTGTPLRGLKIRYPDMVKFEERLQK
- a CDS encoding tetratricopeptide repeat protein; the encoded protein is MRQLSFLLITVVFFVGCQSRDFKPVSVKDSVVEKSEVSDRQKIEEARELVAEGSNEFQKGNMDVALEKAKSSIQTFELIDGYSLLGASYYQLGDYENAKLAYEKGKNLEPKNEKLLIGLGTVQSTLGENEEALATYQTLSQLKPEETIYTYKTGLLLKNLGRYQESLVVLKPLETKPEFPYPIELLNQLGDLCLELKRYEEAEAYFARAEKLNPELKTAKDAKLSTKIASLIQRGNDFLAKKNYAEATSEFKKATELQPQNGSVWSFLGNAQLLGGKLKESEDSFKKSISLSDTNPNAYVGLCNVYIQTHNYSDCLKTSKQAVQKIPKNAEIRNKQGICEWKWGETKKATLSFQDAASWDPNFFEPKLNLAYVLIDSGRFDEALDVLKKAESHPKAKKEEIRKAKILAESQKFIADGDVFLRQGKRKQAFDEYGKAMGVNPENPAAQNSFGRAYFAFGEYKKSESSFLEAYRMDATNPGALQGLARVYAKTGESKKEKEYIKKLEILSATDPFSAITLGRIAEDASKWDEAESIYMGLKKKFPNNDAVDYRLGSLYYKRAVEENSKENYSRANEFIQKSKKYTKDIPELIETEKTVAENSRFAEILPFVKEGNSLFNRKKYIEAVSPYQKAYDRVPKASLLVKIAECYIEKGEEEKGLSILENAVRTNKENAISFKEGIYSFYYKKGELKRAEDGFYDILREKPDSYYAYYMLGLVTMKRKNYEAAIGEFDRSILVNPNFAPSNVAKGLAFYKLNQMDNAKREFEKARVKDSEFGLSSYNLAIAYFNEDLTKESKSILESIRKSDPDFMDGEIQLAYIYFKENKLEEAEKIIDRVLKEEPSAEALFAQFRILDAKQKQSPSDKVKAKRNQVKEKILREYGETKYARLLPSDALDDEPLHVTDLNLSGTPVSTPIVYPNRIIVNYGTALVGYDRITKELVWKQYTSSPYQLLVAGKELVGISNDTATKIYPESGKTSFKKQILVGWKVKQGSAEGNGFLLLLEKEKGNDRKIVRTNPNLEIEEEWNGNDFLNFSHTSEGKLFVLRDLKKEFQIQVFSIGASSNSDKDKKVSNPIVKKDTKESAQILGCLEDTCLVQLGNQIYQGTEKAKLYSLGNTDTIRSVVKNPESLLLNTENTAYLWKGGSKWKDSYSIEGDFYYPLDGLVVEGRSKELLLIKGREKTPVPWKGDRDGLRISTVTVD
- the trmB gene encoding tRNA (guanine(46)-N(7))-methyltransferase TrmB; amino-acid sequence: MLVSPEIQEKLWKFTTKTSYQSDYLLQPKDRGKKIDLKKSFPETIQNFVLELGSGWGEVAIELANGDRQTGYLLMEKKVNRIIHTEKQRKTLGLENIRYMTVNFQWFFDELLEKEIFDTIIINFPDPWPKKKHRKNRLMQPDMLEQIYDLLKPGGRLLFATDYGPYARRTISLFRKFPKLVWEKKEYEFERPGFPVSFFETEKRNEGKRIYYLNRVKLK
- a CDS encoding MBL fold metallo-hydrolase, whose product is MKITLFGVRGSLPTPISKPEQREKTLKILQMAKEEWRKDPAGFSEEEFLNHLPIPLSQDLGGNTTCVFIEGDGGEKVILDMGTGLRVLGNQMAPQAFSGEEMDIHILVSHTHWDHIQGWPFFKPGYSPSCNIHFYSCIENLEERLVRQQHPENFPITFQQMASKKHFHLWKEFESYMLGGLKIIPFGLRHPGSCTGYRIREGNKIFLFCTDVEYREEDREHLIKMKPQIAGADLIIIDAQYSTAEAEKKLGWGHTAVSKAVEFAEMMEIRSVVLTHHEPDHTDHEVARIILDEARLIKPGGMQVHIAHEGQKFIL
- a CDS encoding LIC_13246 family protein, encoding MKETEVSWRELMTKKEEFLHILRILNHYYEMRGETKSKQFAFRRSLADSPPESVQIFFSKLGPFEYQVACRILPEEQIETWIHIDGIAEERERLGQIGNTEHPVFSLVCLGDLFAISLPSTVSI
- a CDS encoding NADP-dependent isocitrate dehydrogenase: MGKIKVKTPLVELDGDEMTRIIWKEIKDRFIHPYLDITLEYYDLGVEYRDKTDDQVTVDSANAIKKHGVGVKCATITPNADRVKEYNLKQEWKSPNGTIRAILDGTVFRKPIIIKNIPAAVNSWKKPIAIGRHAYGDIYRDVEILVDGPGKVELVYTDASGKEKQRLLVNEFKGAGVALAMHNLDESIKSFAKACFTYALSEKISIWFATKDTISKKYHARFRDIFDNMAKEQDAAMKAAGITYSYYLIDDAVAQIMKNEGGQLWALMNYDGDVMSDMVASGFGSLGLMTSVLVSPDGKYEYEAAHGTVTRHYRKYQKGETTSTNSVASIFAWTGALAKRGELDGTPDVVNFALKLEEAIIETIEGGEMTKDLLSLSTAAKKTELDTFQFMEAVQKRLDSKLK
- a CDS encoding adenylate/guanylate cyclase domain-containing protein is translated as MIAKFIEWYSNESQAVKSSAELFDKAIGYLQRQGFQIVRVNMGTRTLHPQVESLSYTWVPKEKKEYFDESTTPLLHSKTTIESEIGFLREVRFRLGSLQTSQFAVSPVQYVMSTKKPYYFSFVDHKEKTFPYPILDDLAPLGATGYFAVPILQKGTSYAFLSLVTDKPNGWSKEELIFLDQVLKIISLQWMAFIQSELTESLLSIYLGKRTGSTVYSGKIYLGELDNIQSVIWFSDIRNYSGLSEKLSPGEVIQLLNDYFGLAIPMIESHGGEVLKLLGDGILAVFPYTESNKTYVGKKVLLAVRKLGESLFLHNQEREKESKLPIHHGVGLHSGEILYGNIGSTERLDFTVIGEAVNLTSRIAGMCGELGKAVLASENLANQIPVRWEELGEHKLKGIGSPQKIFAISERVKKKY